The following are encoded in a window of Thunnus albacares chromosome 9, fThuAlb1.1, whole genome shotgun sequence genomic DNA:
- the sh3rf1 gene encoding E3 ubiquitin-protein ligase SH3RF1 encodes MDESVLLDLLECPVCLERLDASAKVLPCQHTFCRRCLQGILGSRGELRCPECRTLVECAVDELPSNILLVRLLDGIKQRPRRAGPGAGVCTNGTSGAVARAHSSGTRDQGTPGAQPQRAQAKSTLVRGVPQLPCAKALYNYDGKEPGDLKFSKGDIIILRRQVDENWYHGEMGGVHGFFPTNFVQVIKPLPQPPPQCKALYDFELKDKEADKDCLPFSKDDILTVIRRVDENWAEGMLGDKIGIFPISYVEFNSAARQLIELDKPSDSSGDSGEGASSGPQSNGAQRAGEKKNSKKRHSFTSLTMSHKPMLAPPPQRHSMEISGPVLISSSNPTAAARIGEISGGLSCSAPSQVHICTTGLIVTPPPSSPVTTATVFTFPSETSYTPIPVDALPPPPPPPPQSSVCGAAYSLAAGQRPSPSISDQSGRQRPTVYVAMFPYTPRKEDELELRKGEMFLVLERCQDGWFKGTSMHTGKIGVFPGNYMSPVSRTVSGSTQAKVPLSLCTQAGRGVTIVSPSSAPLGAIVAGPDFNKPLAVCSSSVSASSQPAAVVTAAQTATGQQPKVPLHVSSQMTVNQARNAVRTAACHNQDRPTAAVTPIQSATPVTYLPHLAVCPQPPSCPAQGCTRGGVAMGCAAASLTPPNVSAASLEGDALRPVPVLTVPVGAGNSSALNPVSNNTALACRLDIKREKKSLLKLLSSNKKKSRPSPPSSPTLEAEQAAAGEALQGAMGPDTSPPSGSVSCLEPEPATAVASASSSSSSSVSDSSHRKSTPLDGCVPIAPPPRQPCSSLLSQQHDARPIICERYRVVVSYPPQSEAELELKEGDIVFVHRKREDGWFKGTLQRNGRTGLFPGSFVDSI; translated from the exons ATGGACGAGTCAGTATTGTTGGATTTGCTTGAGTGCCCTGTTTGTCTGGAGCGGTTAGATGCCTCGGCGAAGGTTCTTCCCTGTCAGCACACCTTCTGCCGCCGATGTCTCCAAGGCATCCTAGGCTCTCGTGGAGAGTTGCGATGCCCAGAGTGCCGGACGTTGGTGGAGTGTGCTGTGGATGAGCTCCCCAGCAACATCCTCCTTGTGCGCCTGCTGGATGGCATCAAGCAAAGACCTCGAAGGGCTGGTCCTGGGGCAGGAGTCTGCACAAATGGTACATCTGGAGCTGTGGCCAGGGCACACAGCAGTGGGACCAGGGACCAGGGCACACCAGGAGCACAACCCCAGCGAGCTCAAGCCAAGAGCACCCTTGTGCGG GGTGTACCTCAGCTCCCTTGTGCCAAGGCGCTCTACAACTATGATGGCAAGGAACCAGGAGACCTCAAGTTCAGCAAGGGTGACATCATCATCCTGCGTCGGCAAGTGGACGAGAACTGGTACCACGGTGAGATGGGTGGAGTCCACGGCTTCTTCCCCACCAACTTCGTCCAGGTTATCAAGCCGCTGCCACAACCGCCACCTCAGTGCAAAGCCCTCTATGACTTTGAGCTTAAAGACAAGGAAGCAGACAAGGACTGCCTGCCCTTCTCCAAG GACGATATCCTGACTGTGATCCGCCGAGTGGATGAAAACTGGGCAGAGGGAATGCTGGGAGATAAAATTGGAATTTTTCCCATCTCATACGTTGAG TTCAACTCGGCAGCTCGTCAGCTTATAGAGTTGGACAAGCCGTCAGACTCCAGCGGAGACTCTGGTGAGGGGGCCTCCTCAGGGCCCCAGAGCAATGGTGCCCAGCGGGCAGGGGAGAAGAAGAACAGCAAGAAGCGACATTCCTTCACCTCTCTCACCATGTCCCACAAACCCATGCTAGCTCCTCCCCCCCAGCGCCACTCCATGGAGATTAGCGGCCCGGTCCTCATCAGCTCCAGCAACCCCACAGCAGCTGCTCGAATCGGGGAGATCAGTGGGGGGCTTTCCTGCAGCGCACCTTCACAG GTACACATTTGCACAACTGGACTAATCGTGACCCCACCCCCGAGTAGTCCTGTTACTACAGCAACGGTCTTCACATTTCCCTCTGAGACGAGCTACACACCCATCCCTGTG GATGCTCTcccaccacccccacctcctcccccacAGTCCTCTGTCTGTGGAGCAGCATATTCATTGGCTGCCGGACAGAGACCCTCCCCCAGCATAAGCGACCAAAGTGGGAGACAAAGACCCACAGT CTATGTGGCGATGTTCCCCTATACTCCCCGTAAGGAGGATGAGCTGGAACTAAGGAAGGGAGAGATGTTTCTGGTGCTGGAGCGCTGTCAGGATGGCTGGTTCAAGGGCACCTCCATGCACACCGGCAAGATTGGAGTCTTCCCTGGGAACTACATGAGTCCAGTCAGCAG GACAGTGTCAGGGAGCACCCAGGCCAAAGTGCCCTTGAGTCTGTGCACTCAGGCTGGCAGAGGAGTCACCATCGTCAGCCCCTCCTCTGCTCCCCTTGGGGCCATTGTTGCAGGGCCCGACTTCAACAAACCCCTCGCTGTGTGCTCCAGCTCTGTATCTGCCAGCTCCCAACCTGCAGCTGTGGTAACAGCAGCTCAAACAGCCACAGGCCAGCAGCCAAAAGTCCCACTGCACGTCAGCTCACAGATGACTGTGAATCAGGCTCGCAATGCAGTCAGGACAG CTGCATGTCACAATCAGGACCGGCCCACAGCAGCAGTGACACCCATCCAGTCTGCAACACCGGTAACCTATCTCCCACACCTTGCAGTGTGCCCACAGCCCCCCTCCTGCCCTGCTCAAGGCTGCACCCGGGGCGGAGTGGCAATGGGCTGTGCCGCTGCATCCCTGACCCCACCCAATGTCAGTGCAGCATCCCTGGAGGGTGATGCTTTGAGACCTGTACCTGTCCTCACTGTGCCTGTTGGTGCTGGAAACAGCTCTGCTCTCAATCCCGTATCTAACAATACAGCTCTCGCCTGCAGACTGGACATCAAG agagaaaagaaaagtcttCTGAAGCTGTTGTCCTCCAATAAGAAGAAGTCTCGTCCTtcacccccctcctctcccaccCTTGAGGCGGAacaggctgctgctggagaGGCGCTACAAGGTGCCATGGGGCCTGacacctcccctccctctggCTCTGTCAGCTGCCTGGAGCCCGAACCTGCTACTGCTGTTGCCTCtgcctcttcatcctcctcttcctcagtctCAGACTCCTCCCATCGGAAGAGCACTCCCCTTGACGGATGTGTTCCTAtcgctcctcctcctcgccaGCCGTGCTCCTCTCTCTTATCTCAACAGCATGATGCACGGCCCATCATATGTGAGAG GTACAGAGTGGTGGTATCATATCCTCCCCAGAGCGAGGCTGAGCTGGAACTTAAGGAGGGCGACATTGTGTTTGTTCACAGGAAGAGGGAAGACGGCTGGTTCAAAGGTACGCTGCAGAGGAACGGAAGGACCGGACTGTTCCCTGGCAGCTTTGTAGACAGCATCTAA